Proteins from a genomic interval of Pseudomonas silesiensis:
- a CDS encoding maltoporin → MNVKTLSAVLGASFAVGFLPVDAYSADFSGYFRTGVGDSTQGGKQSCFQLPGAQSKYRLGNECEQYLELDLRQDLLSLDDGSVLSVEGMAQFYNEYGHEPKFDGEHGYTRMSQLYAEWSKMPALNGGSFWAGRRYYNRNDINISDYFYWNQSSTGFGFDQVALGDLKYSYVFSRKDNVFQKDFVTRHDVTVSGFNTNPGGEVQLGVSYLDKPSREDAHQGWSVVAQHKQVAFLGGINKFAVQYGRGPGTALGYTGDSTLDQSNKSWRVVEFFDWQMTHAFSGQVELVYQKDTRPDGDDQNWLSVGVRPIYAITDQFKLITEVGRDQVEAADGTRKLTKYTVAPTWSPKGPGFWDRPEIRLYYTYATWNKAAQRAAGLQSPGSALSDTGAFGTDLHGSNVGVQVEYWWK, encoded by the coding sequence ATGAACGTCAAGACTCTCAGTGCAGTTCTGGGTGCGTCCTTTGCTGTCGGTTTTTTACCTGTCGATGCATATTCAGCCGATTTCAGTGGTTATTTCCGAACCGGGGTAGGGGATTCGACCCAAGGGGGGAAACAGTCGTGTTTTCAGCTGCCCGGCGCACAATCCAAATATCGTCTTGGCAACGAATGTGAGCAATATCTGGAGTTGGACTTGCGCCAGGATCTGCTTTCACTGGACGACGGCTCGGTGCTAAGCGTTGAGGGCATGGCGCAGTTTTACAACGAGTATGGCCATGAGCCGAAATTTGACGGAGAACACGGCTATACGCGAATGAGTCAGCTCTATGCAGAGTGGAGCAAGATGCCGGCATTGAATGGTGGTTCTTTCTGGGCGGGCCGTCGTTACTACAACCGAAACGACATCAATATTTCCGACTACTTCTATTGGAACCAAAGCTCAACGGGCTTTGGGTTCGATCAGGTCGCATTGGGAGATCTGAAATACAGCTACGTGTTCTCGCGCAAGGACAATGTCTTCCAAAAGGATTTTGTTACCCGGCATGATGTAACCGTTAGCGGATTCAACACAAATCCCGGTGGCGAGGTTCAGTTGGGCGTCAGCTATCTGGACAAGCCGAGTCGCGAGGACGCTCATCAGGGCTGGTCGGTGGTCGCCCAGCACAAGCAGGTCGCGTTTCTGGGCGGAATCAACAAGTTCGCGGTGCAATACGGCCGAGGGCCGGGCACCGCGTTGGGCTACACCGGTGATTCCACGCTGGATCAGAGCAACAAGAGCTGGCGGGTCGTGGAGTTTTTCGATTGGCAAATGACCCATGCCTTCAGTGGCCAGGTCGAATTGGTATATCAAAAAGACACGCGTCCTGATGGTGATGACCAGAACTGGTTATCCGTTGGTGTTCGGCCAATCTATGCGATCACGGATCAGTTCAAGTTGATCACCGAAGTTGGGCGCGACCAGGTTGAAGCCGCAGACGGTACCCGAAAACTCACTAAATACACCGTCGCGCCGACCTGGTCGCCGAAGGGACCGGGGTTCTGGGACCGACCGGAAATTCGCCTTTATTACACCTACGCAACCTGGAACAAAGCTGCGCAACGCGCCGCCGGCTTGCAGTCTCCAGGATCGGCTCTGTCTGATACCGGTGCATTTGGCACAGACCTGCACGGCTCCAACGTCGGGGTCCAGGTCGAGTATTGGTGGAAATAA